A region of the Vibrio rumoiensis genome:
TCTTTATAAGTGAGCTTATTATCGATTCCCATTGCGCCTTGAGTTTCCACATGGATAGTAATTTGTGCTTGTGCTGCCGATTTAACAAGGGCCTCAGCAGCCATATAAGTATGCGCGATACCTGTTGGACAAGCAGTAACAGCAACGATTTTCATCGGCTTTTCCTATTTGGTCACTTTAATCGGCACATCATACTTCTGAGGCCACAACTTTCAACTTGTTTTGTATCAAGCTTTTATCTATTCGATACTTTTGGGCTTAAATCGAAGCAATCTTAATGCATTTAAGGTCACTAAGGCGGTTGCGCCTGTATCCGCTAATACTGCGACCCATAACCCGGTGATGCCCAATAAACTGGTGACTAAGAATACCGCTTTAAGGCCCAACGCTAAGCTTACGTTTTGACGAATATTTGCCATGGTTGCTTGAGACAATTCAATCATCGCTGGCAATTCGGTTAAGCGGTTGTGGGTAATGGCTGAGTCTGCCGTTTCTAGTGCAACATCGGTTCCTCCACCCATCGCGACACTCACACTGGCTGCTTTCATTGCTGGCGCATCATTTATTCCATCACCGACCATCGCAACATGCGACTGATTAGCAAGCTGTTCAATGAAATCGACCTTATCTTGGGGGAGTAAACTGGCTTTATATTCCATTGATAATTGGTTGCTAATGGCATCGGCGCTTCTTGGATTATCACCAGTGAGCATAATCGAACGGATACCCAATTTATGCAGAGCTTGAATGGCCTGTTTTGCATCGTTTCTTAAGGTATCTTGCCACGCAATAATACCAATAACCGTTTGACTATCGCGGTTCACAATGACAACTGTTTTACCTTGGTCTTCAAGTTGCTCAACCGTCTGTTGTATTGTGTCATTTAATGACATCGTAAGTTTAGATGGAGACATCAATTGAATGAGTTGTCCATCAACTTCGCCTTGCACCCCAATACCGGCTAATGCTTGCTTGTTTATAGCTTCCGGAATCATCACGCCATGGGCTTCTACTTTACGAATTAACGAGGTAGCGAGTGGGTGGCTTGAACCAGTTTCAACCGCGCCAGCGTAGCGCATGAGATCGTCTTCATTGGTATCATTTAAAGCGATGATGTCCGTTACTTCAGGTTTACCTTTAGTTAAGGTGCCGGTTTTATCAAAGGCCATGACTTCGACCTTGCCTAATTGTTCTAAGGCTGCGCCACCTTTAATTAATGCGCCACGGCGCGCTGCTGTTGCTAAGCCGGATGTTATCGCAGCTGGAATTGAAATGACTAGCGCACAAGGGCAAGCAATCAATAACAATGCTAAACCACGGTAGATCCAAGTATCCCAAGCTTGAGCAAATACTAATGGTGGGGTGATGATCACCATCAAAGCAACCAACATCATTAATGGCGTGTACCAACGGCTAAACTTATCCAGAAAACGCTCTAATGGGGCTTTGCGTGATTCGGCATCCTCAATTAAATGTAAGATGCGGTCGATGGCATTTTCACCTTGTTTTGAGGTGATTTTAAAGCGCACCACACGGTCTGTGGCAATGGAACCAGCCATTACGTTGTCACCTTTTTGGTGTTCAACAGGAATCGATTCCCCGGTTAATGCACTTTCATCAAAGCTCGCATGGTTATCTTGAAGTTGGCCATCTGCTGGTAAGCGCGAACCAGGAGAAACCTCTACCAGATCACCGGGTTGTAGTGATGCTGCGGAAACCGTCACTCTTTCACCATTGACGATTTTAGTCGCGTTTTCTGGCACCAATTCCATTAACGTTTGAACACCACTCCGAGCTCTTGATGCCGCGAAAGCTTCTAAGCGCTCGCCAATTAAAAAGAGTAGCAATACCATGGCGGCTTCAACGGTTTCACCTAAATAAAGCGCCCCTAAAGCGGCGACAGTCATTAAGGTTTCAATGGCAAAAGGGGTACCCGATCTCGCAAGCTGAATGGCTTTTTTACCAATAGGAATCAAACCTAATAAGCAAGTTAAGGTAAACATCCAGTCGCTGATTTCTGGTGACCATATTTTAGCCAGTGCGCCAAGTAGCATCGCACCGGAAATAGTAATAATTTGTAGGTTGTCTTTAACAATATTCGTAGATTTTGTAGTGGCGCTTTCTGCTGTCGCTGAATTTAAATTATTCAAAGTAAAGCCAGCATTTTGACAGGTTTGCTCAATTTGTTGAGCAGTGGCAGGTTGCGTGAAATTAACGAGTAGCTTTTCAGTCGCAAAGAGAACGTGAACATTTTGAACGCCTTCAATTTTTGATACCGCGTTCTCGATTTTTTGTGCGCAGGATGGGCAGTCCATCCCATTCACTTTCCAACTTTGTTGTTGTGATGAGAGTGAAGTCAGTGAGAATCCTGCTTTTTCGGTGGCTTTTTCCACCTCAGATTTTAGTGATGGGTCACGTAAAGTCACCACTAATTTTTCAGTAGTAAAGCGTACTTTCGCCGACAGTACCCCCTCTAATTGATTGACGGCATTTTCGACCTTTTTCGCGCAGGAAGGGCAATCCATTCCAGATACTTTCCATTCCTCTATCCATTCTTTGCTTGCGTGATCGTGTTTGGTATGAGGCGTCATCGAGTTAGCATCATCATTACAAGCAATTGGAGATGAATGTTCCTTTGAATCTTGCTCAGATAAAGGTTGTACGGATGAAATTTTGTGAAGTCTTTCAATATTATTTATGGTCATAACCAAACTCCATTCAGGCTGTTAAGGTAACCATACACCTTGGACTGTACTCTAAGGTCAAGCCGAAATTTGAATATTAATAAATTGAAAATGACAGACTGGCTAATTAAAAATAAAAAACGCACTAGATTTAATGAATCTAGTGCGCAGGATAATAATTATTGATCAGTAGGTTAGTCTAACTAAGTACGAACTTTTCAATCGCAAGAGCAACACCACTATTATCGTTAGTGTCAGTCACATAATCGGCGATTTGTTTGGTTGCTTCGGTAGCATTACCCATTGCGATACCTAAACCTGCGTACTTCAACATGTGGTGATCATTGCCTGCATCGCCTAGTGTCATCACTTCTGAAGCCTTTATACCTAAATGTTCAGCTAAGGCTTGCACGCCCGAGCCTTTATCACTGGTTGGGTTCATAAATTCTAAAAAGAAAGGGGCACTACGGACAATTGTAAATTGTTGATGTAATTCTGATGGGATTTGTTCAATTGCTTGCGTAAGTTTGTGTTCCTCTTCAACCATCATGACTTTTAAAATCGGATCAGCATCATTAAGCGTTTCAAAAGGGCGTTCAGTTAATGCGATATTGTTGATTTCTGATTCATGGGTCGTGTAGCGATTGCTTTTCGGGCTAATTAAACCTTCTTCTAAAGAAAATGCATGAATGAAAACGTCTAAGCGCTGTGCCCAGTCATTTAATAGCTTCGCATCTTTCCCCTTAAGAATTTCTTGGCGAATCATCGCATTGCTCGCCACGGTTTGAACTAATGAACCGTTATAACTGATCACATAATCGCTATCTTGAGTCATATTTAATTCATTAAGCGCAGCACGCATTCCATCTAGCGGACGCCCCGATGCCAATACGACATGAACACCTTGTTGTCTAGCTTGGGCAATGGCTTGTTTATTTTGCTCAGAAATTTTACCTGAACTATTTAATAGCGTTCCATCCATATCGATAGCGATAAGTTTGTACATTGAATCGATTCCTTACAGCGAGAGAGGCAATGGGAGTATTGATTTTATGGCTGCAATACTATCATTTTATTATAGCCACTCGCTAATTATTACCACTCGCCATCGTCATCACACGTTTTAAAATCCAACGAAGTAGCAGTGGGATTTTTTCTGGACCATGTTCTTCACAATATTCAACTATGCCCAATGCGAGATCGGGTTTCGCATGTTTTTTTACCGCTCGTTGAACAATCTTTTTTGCAGGAATAGGGTGATCTGGAGTGATGTGCACCATGCCACGGAAGAAGTCTTCAAACCCATTGTGATAGAGAAAGTGTTCGATATCGCGATCAGGCAGTTCGGTGAGTCGATGTTTCTCCATATCTTGCGCGAGTTGGGTTCTAACCGTTGTCGCGTATTTTTTCCCAGCAGGATCGCCATCGACGACCACATGCCAATCAATATGCAAGGCTTTCGCCATTTTTATGAGGGATTTCAAACCGGATTGAGCAAACTCTATAATTTGAACGCCTTCTGCGGCGAGGTTAAAGCCATAAATTTTCGCCAATTCATTAAATAACCATACTTCAGTTTCGCCTTCGACCAATAACCAACACCGTGCAAATAGGGCATTAGGGCGATGAAAGCGAATATGAAAGCTGATTCTCCTCAGATCATCTCGATTTAATTGATGCTCTTGAATACTGTAAGCCTGTGTCATATCAGATTGACGAACAAGGCGACGTATAGAGGAAAGCGGCACTGCGCTCAGTAAAATGCCACTATTGGTAGTGAGAATTTTTTGCATAGGAATAAGTTGCAGTATTTCCCACGATTTTAATAAATTGGTTGGGTGTAACCGTCCTTCAGGATCTTCTAAGATCAATATAGGTCGAGCCATCGTGCTAATGGTCGCGTTTCCCTTGGCTTGCAAGAACGCATTGAGTAGCCCCATCAGTAATAATTTACTTTGCTGATTTTTACTCTTACGCAGAATTTTTATTAAGCTAGTTTGATCTTCTGATGAAGGATGTTCTCCGCTAAACAGGTTTTCCCTTGGCTCTAATCTTTGTTGCGTAACATGCCGTTCAAAAGAGAAGTAGTGTTCGATCAAGTCTTGCATAGCATTAATGGTGCTTTTTAATTCTCCTTTGTTCACATGGCCGGGCATCGCAAGTAATCGACGATAAGTGTTATTAATACGTTTTTCTGTTTTATCGTTAATTGGGCTTTCAAGTTGTTGCTCCCGGTGCTTTGGCATCGGTATTCGTCTAGCATCTCGTAGCCGAATGACGGGATGTACACGGGATAACTCCATCGCTAATTTATAAGCATCATTTAACTTAAGTGGGTTGCCTTGTTGATCCAAAAACTGATATTCAGTATCAATTTTAAGCTCACTGCGAGAGGCACCCAGCTGATAGATACAGGTTTTACAAGGTTGATTGTCAACATCTTTATCATCTTGCCAAACAGGTTTTAGCTTGCGATAACGAATGTTTCTATGCTCATTTGGATGAGAAGTACGCCAGCGGGTAATGATTTGTATTTGCTGGGTTTGTGGTTGAGATTGGGCATAATCGACATGGAAATCTTCAAGTTCAAATTGGTATAATTGATTCGTCGTCGGTAGAGCAATACACAGCGCATCGAGTAGTGATGATTTTCCCCAAGTATTTTCCCCAAGTAGTGTGGTCATTTCATTTAAGCTCAGGGAAAGGCGTTTAATGCCTCGAAAGCCAAGAATTTCAATTCGATCTAGTATCATGGCCACTCCTTAATATTAACCGGCGATAGGGTGAGTGTAACGAGTGAGAAAAAGCCAGTCTTGTCGATAAGAGTATAGGATTGAAAAAAGCTAAACGGTTGTATTTATCACATTTTTTGATTAATGAGCATGATTGCATCAAGACGAAAATAAGCTGAAAAGTAAAAATTCATAGTTTTGTCATCATTCAAGCAGTAGTATGGAGCTTACTTAACTATTCAGTCAGGATTTAAGACTGAGTCAGTTAAACAATTAAATACAGAGGTATAATGACCCAAAAGAATAACCAAGCCGTTAGCTTAATTTTAGCTCACATCAATGATACCCATTCTTATTTTGAACCGAGTTCCTTACAGCTTACTCTGAATATTGAACAGCAGCAGTTAAAGCCTTATGTAAGCGCTGGTGGTTTTGCTCGCATCGCAACTCGAACTCAACAGCTGAGAAAAGAAGCCCAAGATCGTCATTTAGGTTTTCTATTTTTGCACGCTGGTGACTGTTTCCAAGGCACTTTATATTTCTCGCTATTTAAAGGGCGGGCGAATGCTGAATTACTTAATGCATTAAACATTGATGCAATGGCACTTGGTAACCATGAATTAGATATGGGCAATGAACCTGTCGCGCAATTTTTGACTCGCATCGAATTTCCATTGTTAGCAGGAAACTGGGATGTCTCGAATGAATCGACCAATAAATCAATTCGAGTGAGTGATTCAAAGCAGTTAGTGGCTTATCAAGCAGAGAAACAACACGCTAGATGGATAACTAAGCAAGTGCAAGGGAAGTCGATTGCTATTTTTAGTTTGGCACTCGATAAAATGGCCGATATTTCAAACCCTGATCAAGACACACCATTTGTGAACTCCATTGATGTAGCAAAGGCAACAGTGAAAGCCATTCATGATCAAGGCATTAAAAATATCATCTTGCTTAGCCATTTAGGTTACGAGGCTGATTTAGACTTAGCCAAGCAGGTTGAAGGTATTGGTATTATTGTTGGTGGCCACTCTCATAGGTTACAGGGTGACTTTTCGGGGGTTGGGCTCGATAAAGATGACGATTATGGTCAATGTATCAATGGTACTTATGTCGTTCAGGCGGGTTATCACGCTCTGTCTATGGGGCACAGCGAAATTACCTTTGGTGATGATGGCAACGTTATTGCCTTCAACGGCAAAAATGAATTGTTACTCGGCAGACGCTTATGCCTAGACGCCACCTTGTCTGATGCTCACCAAGATGATTCTCACGCCAAAGCCAGTGATTATTTACGTAACCATAAGCATATTGTGATTTGTAAAAAAGACCCGCAAGTTCATGATATTTTGCTGAATAAATATATTCCACGTGTACGTAAGTTACAGGAAACCATCGTGGCAAAAAGTGATGGCCCACTGAGACACGTGCGTATACCTGATCACGATGGACCAAGCGTTTTGGCGCCATTAGTCGCTGAATCTTTCGCTTTTATGATGAAACAACAAGGTTATGACGTTGACTTTGCCATTCATAACGCCGGCGGTGTGAGGGCTTCATTAAATCCTGGCAATATTACTATTGCTGATATTGCAGGTAAGCTATTGCCATTTGCTGTGCCTATTGGGGTATATCAAATACAAGGTCGTTATCTGGCTGGCATATTAGAAGGGGCGATAAATAATGCTCTTAATAATGGGGTAGAAGGGACTGGTTCAGGTAGTTATCCTTATACCCATAACCTTGATTTTACTTATGTTGCTGAGAATCCAATCGGTCAAAGGGTTGTAAATCTTCATATATTTTCAAGCAAATCACAATGGCAACCAGTCGAACAAGATACATGGTACAACGGCACGTCATCGGCTTATACCATGAAAGGCAAAGAGGGCTATGATGCTATTTTAAATATGCATAAATTCGGCAAAGTGACCCATTTCTCCATGTCTGATTGCTTTACCGATTTTTTACAGAATAATCCCCAGCGAATTCAACAAGTAACGAGAAGTTATAATCAAAGTTAACATATACAAAAAATAGTGCTTGTAGGCATATCGACTTGAGAGTAAATTGACTTCGTTTGGGGAGTAGTCAGTGAGAATTTGCTTGTCGTCATCTCGGAATAGGCCACTATAAGAAGTGACAGACCTATTTCCGGTAAGCAAAGGTGGGTAGCCACTCTGACAAGACCAACGCACATCGTTTGAATATCAGATCTTGTATCTGATATTTCTTGTATTGTGCGGATGGTCTGAATACTCTCATTCATTTCTATCCGCAGTTTGAGGATCAGAAATGCACATCACCACCTACGCTTACTTTGGTTTACTTACCGTACTGATGTTAGCCCTCGATGTTTGGCAAACCCGCAATGGTAATGTCACCATCAAAAAAGCCGCAATATGGAGCCTATTCTGGGTTTTATTGGCTATAGCCTTTTTTATCTCTTTATATGAGTTTTGGCCTGTATTCGAACCGGATAGTGCTTATTCTGCTCATGATGCTGCGACCGCATTCTTAACGGGTTATTTGCTCGAAAAATCCCTTAGTGTTGATAATTTGTTTGTCTTTGCCTTAATTTTTGGCCGCTTTGCCGTGCCTCAAGAGTTAAGGCCGAGAGTATTATTGTGGGGGGTTATGGGTGCTTTAGTGTTGCGTGCAATGATGATTGCTATTGGCGCTGAACTACTAGAAGCATTCCATTGGGTATTGTACCTCTTTGCTTTCTTCTTAATTTGGACTGGTTATCAGTTAAGCAAACCAGAAAGTGATGATGAGGAAGAGATGAATTCTTTCCCAGAACGCATGGTACGCAAATTATTTAGAGTGACAGAAGGCTACCAAGGCACCAAATTATTTACTCGTGATAATTTAGGTTTGATGGTAACACCTTTATTGGTGGTGGTTGCTGTCATCGCAATGACCGATGTGCTGTTTGCTTTAGATTCAATCCCTGCTATTTTTGCCGTCACTCAAGAACCATTTTTGGTGTTAACGGCGAATGTGTTTGCATTGCTTGGATTGCGCTCTTTGTATTTTGTGCTGGAAGGGATGCTTGATAAGTTTGTTTATTTACGCCCAGCATTAGCGTTCATTATGATCTTTATTGGTATCAAGATGCTATTGATTGGTACACCATGGGCTATTCCAACTATGGTATCGTTACTTGTTTTATTAACAACCATGACGCTTGCCGTACTTGCCTCAATTATGAAAGAAAAAAAACTTAAAAAGCTCAATCAAAAGTAACCGGATAATGCCAAATTAAGTTTAAACAAAGGCCGAAGCAACGTTCATTGCTTCGGCCTTACTTACTATAGGTTGTTTAAGTCGAGATAAATGAATTAATAAAAGCTTGGGCTAAACATCTGGATATGAACCGTTTCACCGACTTCCACATGACCACGATCTTGTTCTAGAACAACGAAACAATTGGCAAGGCTCATTGAGCGGAATGCACCAGAACTTTGATTACCCGTTGTCGATACTTCAAGTGTTCCTTGCTCAGTAATTGAGAAAATACCACGTTGGAAATCTGTACGCCCTGGCGCTTTTTTGAAACGCGTTTGGCTTATTGCCGGAATACTAGGCTGTGGTTGCCATTGGCTGTGACCGGCTAGTTTTGCTAATAGCGGCTGAACGAGAATATAAAGAGTTAATACTGCGGATACAGGGTTCCCAGGTAAACCGCAGAATAGGGCGCTATGACGTTCTTCCGTTTCTAACAACTTACCAAAAGCAAAAGGTTTACCCGGTTTCATGGCGATTTTCCAAAAACCAATTTCACCCAACTCATCCAAAATTACTTTGGTGTAATCCGCTTCACCGACACTCACACCACCAGATGTGATCACAACATCGGCCTGTGATTGCGCTTGTTGAAAGGCTTGCTTCAATAATTCTTTATCGTCAGGAATGACACCTAGATCAATCGCTTCACAACCAAACTTTTCAAGCATGACTTTAATGCCGTAACGGTTACTATCGTAAATTTCACCCGCTTTAAGCTTGGTGCCGAGAGGTTTTAGTTCATCGCCGGTTGAGAAAAAGGCTACTTTCGGCTGTTGAAATACCGAAACACTTGGAATGCCTAGCGTGGCAATCATTGGGATATCTCGAGAGGTTAGCTTATGACCTTTTGGTAAAACTAATGCACCTTGTTCGATATCATCGCCGGTAGGTCGGATGTTTTGGTTAAGTTTGACGGGGAGGGCTTGCGAAAAATCGATGTCATCGCCAATGACTTGAGCTTGTTCTTGCATGATGACGAGATCGCAACCTTCTGGAATTTGTGCGCCTGTCATGATTCGAATACAAGTCCCTTGAGGCCAGTCGCCTTCAAATGGGATACCTGCAAAGGATTTCCCCGCTAATGGTAATTGCGTTGCCGTTTCTAAATCACTAGAACGTAAGGCGTATCCGTCCATTGCCGAATTATCAAATGGTGGAACATTGATTGGTGAGTGGATGTCTTCACTTAAAACATGGCCAACGGCTTGATCAAGAGCTAAATCTACTACTAACGAAATTGGTGTGATTGATTCAAGCATCTTGGAAATGGCAGTTTCAATTGGCATCAAGCCCGGAGTGTCGCAGCAACCCATACTATGTTCCTAATCATTTTATAAACAAAGGACTATTATCACTAAATTTACGCGGAGATGAAAGGCAAGGTTAAATAAATCCACTGATTACATTCAAAGGCAAAAAGCACAGTGAATTTAGGGATGTAATTTTGAATAAGAACGAGTATCCTTAACCTCCCTTGTAGAGGTTAATACGCCTAGTTTAAAAGGGATGAAGTCCTTGAAACCGGAGAAATCGAATGGCAAATTTGGAGACGCAAGCGGTAGCTAATACAGAGCTAAGTGCAGCGGCATTATTAGTTCAGGCAGCGTTGGCTGAACGCGGAATTGAAACGCCTATGTATCCGAATGATGTATCAAGAGAAGAAAAAAAGGAACGCATCGAGTATCACATGCGTGAAATTTTGTCGTTACTTGAGCTTGATCTTGCCGATGATAGTTTAGAAGAAACCCCAAGACGTATTGCCAAAATGTACGTCGATGAAGTGTTCTCTGGTCTTGATTATAAAAACTTCCCTAAGATCACGGTAATTGAAAATAAAATGTCGTGCAGTGAAATGGTTCGAGTGAAAGATATCACGGTAACCAGCACTTGTGAGCATCACTTAGTGACGATAGATGGTCAAGCCGCAGTGGCTTACATTCCAAGAAGTAAAATTATTGGTTTATCAAAGATTAATCGCATTGTGCGCTTTTTTGCTCAACGCCCGCAAGTGCAAGAGCGTATGACTCAACAGATTCTAGTCGCTTTACAAGCCTTACTCGAAACGGATGATGTCGCTGTTACTATGGATGCAACGCATTATTGTGTTAAGTCGCGTGGTGTAATGGATGCAACCAGCGTAACAACGACAACGGCGTTAGGTGGCATTTTTAAATCAAATCCAGCAACCCGCTCTGAGTTTTTACATGGTCTAAGGTAAACTGCGCGTTTTCTAAGTGATTAAATCAAAGCATGTTATACAACAAAGCCGCTATCTCAGCGGCTTTGTTGTATTTGGAAGAAAGTATAAAGCTATTTAGATGTTCACTTTACCGCGTAATTTTTTCGTTTGACCACGCATGACTTTTTTATCGGTTCGTTTCCGTTGTGAAGATTTGGTTGGGGCAGTGGCTCGACGGATTTTATCAACCTTAGCAGCATCTAATATCATCTGTTTTAAACGCTCTAATGCATCTTCTCTGTTTTTTTCTTGTGTCCTAAATTGCTGAGCTTTAATCACAATGACGCCATCTGTTGTGATTCGCTTGTCTTTTAATTCAAGTAGTCTCTGTTTATAAAATTCTGGCAGCGACGATTTATTAATATCAAAGCGTAAATGAATCGCAGAAGAGACTTTATTAACATTCTGGCCGCCAGCGCCTTGAGCCCTGATTGCCGTTAGTTCTATTTCCCAGCTTCCAAGCTCAACATTATTGGAGATTTTTAACATAAATTGACCATTAGCTCACAGATTTAGCGGGTTTAGTTATCGAATTGTTAATAGGTTCGGTGGTATGCTATATCCATAAAAACAATATGGGGTAAAACACTCCATGTTTGTGTGCAAAGCCCATATGATTAAAATCAAACAAGAGAGGCACGTATGGCAGTAGATGTTTCTGGTTATAAAGGCTTAATTTTCGATATGGATGGGACCTTAATTGATACCATGCCTTCACATCTATTTGCATGGAAGAAAACTGCCGAACAATTTGATTTTCCATTTGAACCTGAATGGATCCACAGTCTCGGTGGCATGCCAACCCAGAAAGTCGCGATGTTATTGAATGAACGATACCACATCGATATCGATCCTCAAAAGGTTGCAAAAGTGAAAACGGGACTATTTGCCAGTTTGATTGAGGATGGCAGCATCATAAATTGTACTTATGATGTTTTAAAGCAGTTTTATGGTCAGAAAAAACTTGCGATAGGAACGGGGAGTAATCACCAGAATGCTATTCGTTTATTAGAACACAACAATTTGCTTCCATTGCTTGATGCTGTTGTTACTGCTGCTGATGTAGAAAATCATAAACCAAACCCAGATACTTTCTTACTTGCTGCCCAGAAGCTCGGTTTAGCCCCACAAGAATGCGTTGTTTTTGAGGATACTGAGATCGGGCGGCAAGCTGCTTTAGCCGCAGGGATGGACTGTATTATGGTTGTTAATGGTCAATTAATGGCGTGATTCAGTTGTCAGTATGATTTTAAACGACGAACGGTTATTTTTGGTGTTATTTAGGCATTAAAAACAACAAAATAGTCGCTTGCTTTATTGAGCCTTAGGCTTGCTTTGTCTACAATGACGTACTTTTTAAAAAAACTAGGTCAAAAAAA
Encoded here:
- a CDS encoding PTS fructose transporter subunit IIB produces the protein MKIVAVTACPTGIAHTYMAAEALVKSAAQAQITIHVETQGAMGIDNKLTYKDISQAQVVLIASDIQIENADRFEQTQMIQVSIEEVLTNPDSVIQRCIDHAK
- a CDS encoding zinc/cadmium/mercury/lead-transporting ATPase, which produces MDCPSCAKKVENAVNQLEGVLSAKVRFTTEKLVVTLRDPSLKSEVEKATEKAGFSLTSLSSQQQSWKVNGMDCPSCAQKIENAVSKIEGVQNVHVLFATEKLLVNFTQPATAQQIEQTCQNAGFTLNNLNSATAESATTKSTNIVKDNLQIITISGAMLLGALAKIWSPEISDWMFTLTCLLGLIPIGKKAIQLARSGTPFAIETLMTVAALGALYLGETVEAAMVLLLFLIGERLEAFAASRARSGVQTLMELVPENATKIVNGERVTVSAASLQPGDLVEVSPGSRLPADGQLQDNHASFDESALTGESIPVEHQKGDNVMAGSIATDRVVRFKITSKQGENAIDRILHLIEDAESRKAPLERFLDKFSRWYTPLMMLVALMVIITPPLVFAQAWDTWIYRGLALLLIACPCALVISIPAAITSGLATAARRGALIKGGAALEQLGKVEVMAFDKTGTLTKGKPEVTDIIALNDTNEDDLMRYAGAVETGSSHPLATSLIRKVEAHGVMIPEAINKQALAGIGVQGEVDGQLIQLMSPSKLTMSLNDTIQQTVEQLEDQGKTVVIVNRDSQTVIGIIAWQDTLRNDAKQAIQALHKLGIRSIMLTGDNPRSADAISNQLSMEYKASLLPQDKVDFIEQLANQSHVAMVGDGINDAPAMKAASVSVAMGGGTDVALETADSAITHNRLTELPAMIELSQATMANIRQNVSLALGLKAVFLVTSLLGITGLWVAVLADTGATALVTLNALRLLRFKPKSIE
- the yidA gene encoding sugar-phosphatase — translated: MYKLIAIDMDGTLLNSSGKISEQNKQAIAQARQQGVHVVLASGRPLDGMRAALNELNMTQDSDYVISYNGSLVQTVASNAMIRQEILKGKDAKLLNDWAQRLDVFIHAFSLEEGLISPKSNRYTTHESEINNIALTERPFETLNDADPILKVMMVEEEHKLTQAIEQIPSELHQQFTIVRSAPFFLEFMNPTSDKGSGVQALAEHLGIKASEVMTLGDAGNDHHMLKYAGLGIAMGNATEATKQIADYVTDTNDNSGVALAIEKFVLS
- a CDS encoding DUF2813 domain-containing protein, translating into MILDRIEILGFRGIKRLSLSLNEMTTLLGENTWGKSSLLDALCIALPTTNQLYQFELEDFHVDYAQSQPQTQQIQIITRWRTSHPNEHRNIRYRKLKPVWQDDKDVDNQPCKTCIYQLGASRSELKIDTEYQFLDQQGNPLKLNDAYKLAMELSRVHPVIRLRDARRIPMPKHREQQLESPINDKTEKRINNTYRRLLAMPGHVNKGELKSTINAMQDLIEHYFSFERHVTQQRLEPRENLFSGEHPSSEDQTSLIKILRKSKNQQSKLLLMGLLNAFLQAKGNATISTMARPILILEDPEGRLHPTNLLKSWEILQLIPMQKILTTNSGILLSAVPLSSIRRLVRQSDMTQAYSIQEHQLNRDDLRRISFHIRFHRPNALFARCWLLVEGETEVWLFNELAKIYGFNLAAEGVQIIEFAQSGLKSLIKMAKALHIDWHVVVDGDPAGKKYATTVRTQLAQDMEKHRLTELPDRDIEHFLYHNGFEDFFRGMVHITPDHPIPAKKIVQRAVKKHAKPDLALGIVEYCEEHGPEKIPLLLRWILKRVMTMASGNN
- a CDS encoding bifunctional metallophosphatase/5'-nucleotidase; its protein translation is MTQKNNQAVSLILAHINDTHSYFEPSSLQLTLNIEQQQLKPYVSAGGFARIATRTQQLRKEAQDRHLGFLFLHAGDCFQGTLYFSLFKGRANAELLNALNIDAMALGNHELDMGNEPVAQFLTRIEFPLLAGNWDVSNESTNKSIRVSDSKQLVAYQAEKQHARWITKQVQGKSIAIFSLALDKMADISNPDQDTPFVNSIDVAKATVKAIHDQGIKNIILLSHLGYEADLDLAKQVEGIGIIVGGHSHRLQGDFSGVGLDKDDDYGQCINGTYVVQAGYHALSMGHSEITFGDDGNVIAFNGKNELLLGRRLCLDATLSDAHQDDSHAKASDYLRNHKHIVICKKDPQVHDILLNKYIPRVRKLQETIVAKSDGPLRHVRIPDHDGPSVLAPLVAESFAFMMKQQGYDVDFAIHNAGGVRASLNPGNITIADIAGKLLPFAVPIGVYQIQGRYLAGILEGAINNALNNGVEGTGSGSYPYTHNLDFTYVAENPIGQRVVNLHIFSSKSQWQPVEQDTWYNGTSSAYTMKGKEGYDAILNMHKFGKVTHFSMSDCFTDFLQNNPQRIQQVTRSYNQS
- a CDS encoding TerC/Alx family metal homeostasis membrane protein, yielding MHITTYAYFGLLTVLMLALDVWQTRNGNVTIKKAAIWSLFWVLLAIAFFISLYEFWPVFEPDSAYSAHDAATAFLTGYLLEKSLSVDNLFVFALIFGRFAVPQELRPRVLLWGVMGALVLRAMMIAIGAELLEAFHWVLYLFAFFLIWTGYQLSKPESDDEEEMNSFPERMVRKLFRVTEGYQGTKLFTRDNLGLMVTPLLVVVAVIAMTDVLFALDSIPAIFAVTQEPFLVLTANVFALLGLRSLYFVLEGMLDKFVYLRPALAFIMIFIGIKMLLIGTPWAIPTMVSLLVLLTTMTLAVLASIMKEKKLKKLNQK
- the moeA gene encoding molybdopterin molybdotransferase MoeA gives rise to the protein MGCCDTPGLMPIETAISKMLESITPISLVVDLALDQAVGHVLSEDIHSPINVPPFDNSAMDGYALRSSDLETATQLPLAGKSFAGIPFEGDWPQGTCIRIMTGAQIPEGCDLVIMQEQAQVIGDDIDFSQALPVKLNQNIRPTGDDIEQGALVLPKGHKLTSRDIPMIATLGIPSVSVFQQPKVAFFSTGDELKPLGTKLKAGEIYDSNRYGIKVMLEKFGCEAIDLGVIPDDKELLKQAFQQAQSQADVVITSGGVSVGEADYTKVILDELGEIGFWKIAMKPGKPFAFGKLLETEERHSALFCGLPGNPVSAVLTLYILVQPLLAKLAGHSQWQPQPSIPAISQTRFKKAPGRTDFQRGIFSITEQGTLEVSTTGNQSSGAFRSMSLANCFVVLEQDRGHVEVGETVHIQMFSPSFY
- the folE gene encoding GTP cyclohydrolase I FolE — encoded protein: MANLETQAVANTELSAAALLVQAALAERGIETPMYPNDVSREEKKERIEYHMREILSLLELDLADDSLEETPRRIAKMYVDEVFSGLDYKNFPKITVIENKMSCSEMVRVKDITVTSTCEHHLVTIDGQAAVAYIPRSKIIGLSKINRIVRFFAQRPQVQERMTQQILVALQALLETDDVAVTMDATHYCVKSRGVMDATSVTTTTALGGIFKSNPATRSEFLHGLR